One segment of Phycisphaerales bacterium DNA contains the following:
- a CDS encoding sialidase family protein: MMSIKVSYVFASLMIGLVFSAVMAQSVSPTWVQQRTKRTPWIDVSHQAQIQDRESGKAPEVSNGRVSVLLSDGAEIEFISGSSNRSTMARWRSGEEADWTQLVPQAAAMQGKILDGQQGEDGRIFLLLHDQFKGSPTEGDLVLWVGQSHQIQQFGEGLFTVRLAALQGEEPIWGRLELSDDGKMHIETIMLSQRAQVKEVLTQISLDQIDQLVPSRGYRLPLVDLDDQSHRHVVVDREKDQYLGHPTTVLLEDGQTLLCVYPKGHGSGAIIYKRSTDGGRSWSDRLPVPENWSSSKEVPTLYRVVDPRTGKKRLIMWSGLYPARLAVSEDDGHSWSPLEPISSVKDETPSPWGGIVVMACVEQLNDGRYMAMFHDDGRYIKEDGVLESPVKFSLYKTLSSDGGLTWSYPEAILEASDVHLCEPGLIRSPDGKTIAILLRENSRVRNSYVMFSEDEGLTWSPPRELPAALTGDRHQGVYVPDGRLFISFRDTTLDSPTKGDWVAWVGTWEDILYGTPGQYRVRIKDNKNRWDAAYPGVVVQPDGTIVTTTYGHWDTGEKPYILSSRMNMKELDKLAQEVDSNRGLNSHTQ, encoded by the coding sequence ATGATGTCAATTAAAGTAAGCTATGTATTCGCGAGTTTGATGATTGGTCTCGTGTTTAGCGCGGTCATGGCACAATCTGTGTCACCAACCTGGGTTCAGCAACGAACCAAGCGAACACCTTGGATAGATGTAAGTCACCAGGCGCAGATTCAAGACAGAGAAAGTGGCAAAGCTCCTGAAGTCTCCAATGGTCGAGTCTCGGTGCTCCTAAGTGATGGAGCAGAAATCGAGTTCATTTCCGGTTCATCAAATCGTTCAACAATGGCGCGTTGGCGATCGGGTGAAGAAGCAGATTGGACGCAGCTTGTTCCACAAGCAGCTGCGATGCAGGGCAAAATACTTGATGGCCAGCAGGGGGAAGATGGTCGAATCTTCTTGCTACTTCATGATCAATTCAAAGGTAGTCCAACAGAAGGCGATCTTGTTCTTTGGGTCGGACAATCGCACCAGATTCAACAATTTGGTGAGGGGCTCTTTACGGTTCGCCTTGCGGCTTTGCAAGGTGAGGAGCCAATATGGGGGCGTTTAGAACTAAGTGATGATGGGAAGATGCATATTGAGACAATCATGCTTTCCCAACGCGCTCAAGTGAAAGAAGTTCTGACTCAAATCTCGCTCGATCAGATTGACCAGTTGGTTCCAAGCCGTGGATATCGTTTGCCATTGGTTGATCTTGACGACCAAAGCCATCGCCACGTTGTTGTAGATCGTGAGAAAGATCAGTATCTAGGTCATCCGACAACCGTTCTATTAGAAGATGGGCAGACACTACTCTGTGTATACCCAAAGGGGCATGGAAGTGGAGCAATCATCTACAAACGATCAACTGATGGGGGGCGAAGCTGGTCTGATCGCCTGCCGGTACCAGAGAATTGGTCGAGCAGTAAAGAAGTGCCAACACTCTACCGAGTCGTCGATCCACGCACAGGTAAGAAACGACTGATCATGTGGTCGGGTTTGTACCCTGCTCGGTTGGCAGTTAGTGAAGATGATGGACATTCGTGGAGTCCGCTTGAGCCAATTTCATCAGTGAAAGATGAAACGCCGTCTCCATGGGGCGGTATTGTGGTGATGGCATGTGTTGAGCAGCTTAATGACGGCCGCTATATGGCGATGTTCCATGATGATGGCCGTTATATCAAAGAAGATGGCGTCCTTGAGAGCCCTGTCAAATTCTCGCTGTATAAGACACTGAGTAGTGATGGTGGTTTGACCTGGAGCTATCCGGAAGCAATTTTGGAAGCAAGTGATGTTCATTTATGTGAACCAGGTCTGATTCGCTCTCCAGATGGAAAGACGATCGCAATACTCTTGCGAGAAAACAGTCGCGTCAGAAATTCTTATGTCATGTTTAGTGAAGATGAAGGTTTGACATGGTCACCGCCGCGAGAACTACCAGCAGCCTTGACAGGAGATCGTCATCAGGGTGTTTATGTTCCAGATGGTCGTCTCTTCATATCCTTTAGAGACACAACATTGGATAGTCCCACCAAAGGAGATTGGGTGGCTTGGGTTGGTACTTGGGAAGACATTTTATATGGGACACCCGGGCAGTATCGAGTGCGGATTAAAGATAATAAGAACCGCTGGGACGCGGCTTATCCAGGAGTTGTGGTGCAGCCCGATGGAACGATCGTCACGACAACCTATGGTCATTGGGACACGGGAGAAAAACCATATATTTTATCTTCTCGCATGAACATGAAAGAGTTAGACAAGCTGGCTCAAGAAGTAGATTCTAATCGCGGCCTGAATAGTCACACTCAGTAA
- a CDS encoding transglutaminase domain-containing protein yields the protein MRRESWKCVLETLSCSLVVLIMASQYSAADVDPEVPIRSLSHIVEHDSDFATSSELMSAVQRSGDNGPQIQKALIEVPDDQRRGMQWMILHMPVEDLRHLSAEYLLENCDLAYQAWRQAPWRDEISEAMFFDTILPYAAINERRDNWRRDFRDRFSKLVENAHSPAEAAAILNNAMFKDVGVKYSTKRSKPDQSPYESMDIGMASCTGLSVILIDGCRSVGVPARFVGIPLWSDGSGNHSWVEVWDDGWHFTGAAEPTGDALDQGWFSGRAAEASRENPQNAIYAVTWRKTPISFPLPWLSEDQRINAVDVTDRYTAESQPLAEGKSRVRFSVVDPKTKERLPAQLSILDESGKEVFSGQSKDERFDANDHITVQLPEGQTFRVRVSHMTGNPVSHSLLVTHDQQLVTIEVDHQQSSDDVAGSSAGAVASLIQYLNAGGTDPGHQSFSKTALNKSVTSTAKRMLNKSHAKKIRSQRSKEMEDRVIEHGQMRMPFWYTTFGDAPEAGYSLWISMHGGGGAPPEVNTGQWENQKKLYQLEEGIYVAPRAPTDTWNLWHQSHIDPMFDRLIENMIAIEGVDPNRIYITGYSAGGDGVYQLAPRMADRWAGAGMMAGHPNETKPDGLRNTAFTLHMGAKDAAFKRNQVAGQWKAQLAKLKKDDPAGYDHWVEIHDGKGHWMDRQEVSGLQWMASKKRKLRPKKIVWLQDDVVHPRFYWLANDDPQPRQRIVAKLDNQTVHILETGGAKSLRIRLDDGMVDLDRNVIVRGPENQVLFQGQVPRTIETMAKTLAERGDPAGIFTGEIIVELPTQSSP from the coding sequence ATGCGCCGTGAAAGCTGGAAATGTGTTTTAGAGACATTGAGTTGCAGCTTAGTAGTCTTGATTATGGCCTCTCAGTACAGTGCCGCTGATGTCGATCCAGAGGTGCCGATACGTTCTTTGAGTCATATCGTGGAACACGATAGTGACTTCGCCACATCGTCAGAGTTGATGTCTGCAGTTCAGCGAAGTGGTGATAATGGTCCACAGATTCAAAAGGCACTGATCGAAGTTCCAGATGATCAGCGGCGTGGTATGCAATGGATGATCCTTCACATGCCAGTGGAAGATTTGCGTCATCTCAGTGCAGAATATCTGCTCGAAAACTGTGACTTGGCTTATCAGGCTTGGCGGCAAGCGCCTTGGCGTGATGAAATTTCAGAGGCTATGTTTTTTGACACCATATTGCCTTATGCGGCAATTAATGAGCGACGTGATAACTGGAGGCGTGACTTTAGAGATCGCTTTTCAAAGCTCGTTGAAAATGCTCATTCACCAGCAGAGGCAGCCGCTATTCTCAATAATGCCATGTTCAAAGATGTTGGTGTGAAGTATTCGACCAAACGTAGTAAGCCCGATCAAAGCCCCTATGAGAGCATGGATATTGGCATGGCCTCTTGTACTGGGCTATCAGTCATTCTTATCGACGGTTGTCGAAGTGTTGGGGTACCAGCTCGATTTGTTGGTATCCCACTATGGTCAGATGGCAGTGGCAATCACTCTTGGGTCGAAGTGTGGGACGATGGATGGCATTTTACAGGTGCAGCTGAGCCGACTGGTGACGCGCTTGACCAAGGTTGGTTTTCAGGTCGGGCGGCAGAAGCATCGCGAGAAAATCCACAAAATGCAATATATGCAGTCACTTGGCGGAAGACACCAATTTCATTCCCATTGCCTTGGCTATCTGAGGATCAACGGATCAATGCGGTCGATGTGACGGATCGTTATACGGCGGAATCGCAACCCCTCGCTGAAGGAAAATCGCGTGTTCGTTTTTCTGTGGTTGACCCGAAAACAAAGGAGCGACTTCCAGCGCAGCTCTCAATTTTAGATGAGTCAGGTAAAGAAGTCTTTTCTGGACAATCAAAAGATGAACGGTTTGATGCCAATGACCATATCACTGTTCAGTTACCTGAGGGGCAAACATTTCGGGTTCGTGTATCTCATATGACAGGCAATCCAGTGTCTCATTCTCTGCTTGTTACTCATGATCAGCAGCTTGTCACCATTGAAGTCGATCATCAGCAGTCATCTGACGATGTAGCTGGTAGCTCTGCTGGAGCGGTGGCATCGTTGATTCAGTACCTTAATGCTGGTGGTACAGATCCAGGTCATCAGTCATTTTCTAAAACAGCACTAAACAAAAGCGTGACCTCAACGGCCAAAAGAATGCTCAACAAGAGCCATGCCAAAAAAATACGATCGCAACGGTCAAAAGAAATGGAAGATCGTGTCATTGAGCATGGTCAAATGCGTATGCCATTTTGGTACACCACCTTCGGCGATGCACCAGAAGCGGGGTACAGTCTGTGGATTTCAATGCATGGTGGTGGTGGTGCTCCACCTGAGGTAAATACCGGGCAATGGGAAAACCAGAAAAAGTTATACCAGCTCGAAGAAGGTATCTATGTGGCGCCACGAGCGCCAACCGATACATGGAATCTATGGCACCAAAGTCATATTGATCCAATGTTTGATCGCCTGATTGAAAATATGATTGCCATTGAAGGCGTTGATCCCAATCGCATTTATATCACTGGTTACAGTGCTGGTGGAGACGGCGTTTACCAGCTGGCCCCGCGAATGGCTGACCGTTGGGCTGGTGCTGGCATGATGGCTGGGCATCCAAATGAGACAAAACCAGATGGTCTAAGGAATACAGCATTCACTCTACATATGGGTGCCAAAGATGCTGCGTTTAAACGCAATCAAGTGGCTGGACAATGGAAAGCCCAGTTGGCGAAGCTGAAAAAAGACGACCCGGCCGGTTATGACCATTGGGTGGAAATTCATGACGGCAAAGGGCATTGGATGGATCGGCAAGAAGTTTCAGGACTGCAGTGGATGGCATCAAAGAAACGGAAGCTTCGCCCGAAGAAGATTGTTTGGTTGCAAGATGATGTCGTACATCCACGTTTCTATTGGCTCGCGAACGATGATCCACAACCGAGGCAGCGAATTGTAGCGAAGCTTGATAATCAGACGGTTCATATTCTTGAGACTGGTGGTGCAAAGTCATTGCGTATTCGACTGGATGATGGCATGGTCGATCTAGACCGGAATGTGATCGTACGTGGGCCTGAAAACCAAGTTCTGTTTCAAGGACAAGTGCCACGTACAATTGAAACCATGGCAAAAACACTGGCTGAGCGAGGTGATCCAGCAGGTATATTTACCGGTGAGATTATCGTAGAGTTGCCCACTCAATCATCGCCATGA
- a CDS encoding nucleoside deaminase, which yields MPESKHQAFILRAIELAREASIERKIGGPFGSVIVRDGEIVGEGYNSVLEQRDPTSHGEIVAIRDACKKLDTHDLSGCTLYTSSEPCPMCYGAIWWARITKVYYASTIEDALHYGEFDDKAIYESMNKEPHARGVPCIRHLHNEMSKLWKEFKSLSGRAKY from the coding sequence ATGCCAGAGTCAAAGCACCAAGCGTTTATTCTTCGTGCAATCGAGCTTGCGCGTGAGGCATCTATTGAGCGAAAAATAGGTGGTCCCTTTGGCAGTGTTATTGTTCGTGATGGCGAAATAGTGGGGGAAGGCTACAACAGCGTTCTTGAGCAACGAGATCCAACAAGCCATGGTGAGATTGTCGCTATTCGGGATGCATGCAAAAAACTGGATACGCACGATCTGAGTGGCTGTACGCTTTACACGAGTAGTGAGCCATGTCCCATGTGCTATGGCGCCATTTGGTGGGCTCGTATTACCAAAGTCTATTATGCGTCAACTATTGAAGATGCACTCCATTATGGAGAGTTTGATGACAAGGCTATCTACGAGTCAATGAACAAAGAGCCTCATGCGAGAGGTGTGCCTTGCATTCGTCATCTTCATAATGAAATGAGCAAACTGTGGAAAGAGTTTAAGTCACTTTCAGGTCGTGCAAAGTACTAA
- a CDS encoding ATP-binding protein yields the protein MPSQESDQLNVLRRAFPFFFACDEKLCLVHIGERLHSLCPEMKIGSLLTDSMTVERPEGLSNFEQIVSRSGDVFLLSLLSGLGLRLRGQFFTSKDSGEATIYFLGHPWITDIEELQHHSLDLSDFPPHAGIADMLILLQARNNGLVESRRLTQQLRDLTGKLEAQNKQLQRELEEREKLEQTIVQAQKMEAIGQLAGGIAHDFNNILTAVRGFGSLALEGLKSDDPRAMHIRHILDAGERATELTSRLLTFGRGQPLQFCCVNLIEAIEELDQILQPLLGEQIDLQIERRPGAGSTWADDASLQQVLLNLCLNARDAMSDKGVISVRYYGHEIKEVATATTGLIPPGHWQVIEVEDYGCGMDEETLDQIFEPFFTSKEPGKGTGLGLSTVWWILQRTKGALDVQSKIGEGTKFTIYLPQMATVQNDPKLTVQKSKAIEMGHVLLVEDEALVRQSVQAMLETVGWCVTPASNAEEALEIFDQNASEFDIVLTDLVMPNLGGRDLAHLLWQRSPQFPVLYMTGYDPESEGGKADAAEHIILKPFGPSELSDALKETLA from the coding sequence ATGCCCAGTCAAGAATCGGATCAACTCAATGTATTACGGCGAGCTTTTCCGTTTTTCTTTGCATGTGATGAGAAACTGTGCCTGGTTCACATAGGCGAGCGTTTACATTCCCTTTGTCCTGAAATGAAAATCGGCTCTTTGCTGACGGATTCAATGACTGTCGAGCGACCAGAGGGACTCAGCAACTTTGAGCAGATTGTTTCTCGAAGTGGTGATGTCTTTCTCTTGAGCCTCTTATCTGGGCTTGGTTTGCGTCTACGTGGACAGTTCTTTACCAGCAAAGATAGTGGGGAAGCGACGATCTACTTCTTAGGTCATCCTTGGATTACAGATATAGAGGAACTCCAACATCACAGTTTGGATTTAAGCGACTTCCCTCCGCACGCAGGCATTGCCGATATGTTGATTCTGCTTCAAGCTCGAAATAATGGGCTAGTTGAATCTCGCCGCCTTACACAGCAGCTCCGCGATCTTACGGGGAAACTGGAAGCTCAAAATAAACAGCTTCAGCGTGAGCTAGAGGAGCGAGAAAAATTAGAGCAAACAATTGTCCAGGCACAGAAAATGGAAGCGATTGGTCAATTGGCAGGCGGTATCGCACATGACTTTAATAATATCTTGACAGCGGTACGTGGTTTTGGTTCGTTAGCTTTAGAAGGGCTCAAAAGTGACGATCCAAGAGCAATGCATATTAGACATATACTTGATGCTGGTGAGAGAGCAACTGAGCTCACCTCGCGGCTCTTGACGTTTGGACGTGGTCAGCCGTTGCAATTTTGCTGTGTCAATCTTATCGAAGCAATCGAAGAACTGGACCAGATTCTTCAGCCACTACTCGGTGAGCAGATAGATTTACAGATTGAACGTCGGCCAGGTGCAGGTAGTACCTGGGCTGATGATGCATCGTTGCAGCAGGTTCTCCTTAACTTATGCCTCAATGCTCGAGATGCCATGAGCGATAAAGGCGTTATATCGGTTCGCTATTATGGGCATGAGATCAAAGAGGTCGCTACAGCTACAACAGGCTTGATTCCACCCGGTCACTGGCAGGTCATCGAGGTAGAGGACTATGGCTGTGGAATGGATGAAGAAACATTAGATCAGATCTTCGAGCCTTTCTTTACATCCAAAGAACCTGGTAAGGGCACTGGGCTTGGTTTATCAACAGTGTGGTGGATACTTCAGCGCACGAAGGGCGCTTTGGATGTGCAAAGCAAAATTGGAGAGGGCACAAAGTTCACTATTTATCTTCCTCAAATGGCTACAGTTCAGAATGATCCAAAGTTAACGGTGCAAAAATCGAAAGCCATTGAAATGGGGCATGTCTTATTGGTTGAAGACGAGGCGCTGGTTCGCCAATCCGTCCAGGCTATGTTGGAGACTGTGGGGTGGTGTGTTACTCCGGCAAGTAATGCCGAAGAGGCATTAGAGATATTCGATCAAAATGCATCAGAGTTCGACATTGTCCTAACTGACCTCGTGATGCCCAACCTTGGAGGGCGTGATCTTGCTCATTTGCTTTGGCAGCGGAGCCCTCAATTTCCAGTTCTCTATATGACTGGTTATGACCCCGAGTCAGAAGGTGGTAAGGCCGATGCAGCTGAACACATCATTCTGAAGCCTTTTGGTCCTTCAGAACTCAGTGATGCGCTGAAAGAAACGCTCGCTTAG
- a CDS encoding FG-GAP-like repeat-containing protein yields MLITPCLFLAALNVACHINVDASEHAGFADPIRIKAAGQPIDVTTGHAAPYIYDIDGDGISDLLVGEFGALPYKGPVSEAGGPGHEWVQGRLRIYKNHGTNQVPKYESFEYMKAGDEIAAVPITCCVSFVPHVVDFDGDGIDDIISGSYPGDMYFFKRNSDGSFQSSEHLKNVDGQPLHAMRPIKKKYQEPNGPTEHSVHSITIEAHDMDGDQDLDLVIGSRLDGCYTIENIGSRSTPLWSTETRPLVTASGDPIGGWDYGSNVHFSDWDGDGVSDIIVGSENGGVYWHRNEGKEHKPLYGAMQTLISEPTMDQMFHRQSTPPIHGSRVKVHAADYNGDGHTDLLVGDFGSTWHPIKTLTDSEVNEKQQLEKEQNTLYELLEPVWSKDEADYSQQEQSNMNRADEIAIRLEALETHRHDSHGWVWLYTQSHSPPVSATKINELLWETAGSSNGAMNFLFSNTPANTELPIKIGLRVHVDAGTTVGASSMHVRPGATGYLSQLTWDLPENATMTNVTWPKPKTISIAGTNSSVYDHTFTIWAEIQLPTDRLPNHSHPLQATLQYQTCSKRTGVCSLKTATAHADFPNATQKKDLQ; encoded by the coding sequence ATGCTTATCACACCTTGCCTTTTCTTGGCTGCATTAAATGTAGCCTGTCACATCAATGTCGATGCAAGCGAACATGCCGGTTTTGCGGATCCCATACGAATTAAAGCTGCAGGGCAACCAATCGATGTCACGACGGGGCATGCAGCGCCTTATATCTATGACATCGACGGCGATGGAATTTCTGATCTCCTTGTCGGAGAATTTGGTGCTCTCCCCTATAAAGGTCCTGTCAGCGAGGCAGGCGGTCCTGGCCATGAATGGGTACAAGGCCGACTCCGAATCTATAAGAACCACGGGACGAACCAGGTACCAAAGTATGAGTCCTTTGAGTACATGAAAGCTGGCGATGAGATTGCGGCGGTTCCAATTACATGCTGTGTCAGCTTCGTGCCTCATGTTGTCGACTTTGATGGCGACGGCATCGACGACATTATCTCAGGATCCTATCCAGGTGATATGTACTTTTTCAAACGCAATTCAGATGGCTCCTTCCAGAGTTCCGAGCACCTGAAAAATGTTGATGGGCAACCACTGCATGCGATGCGACCGATCAAAAAGAAATATCAAGAACCAAACGGCCCAACAGAGCATTCCGTTCATTCAATTACCATTGAGGCCCATGACATGGATGGCGATCAGGATCTTGATCTGGTTATTGGCTCCCGACTTGATGGTTGCTACACAATTGAAAACATCGGCTCACGCAGTACACCTTTATGGAGCACCGAGACAAGACCACTTGTAACGGCTTCCGGAGACCCCATCGGCGGTTGGGACTATGGATCCAATGTGCACTTTTCCGACTGGGATGGCGATGGTGTAAGTGACATTATTGTCGGAAGTGAAAATGGTGGCGTCTATTGGCATCGGAATGAAGGCAAAGAACATAAGCCTTTATACGGAGCCATGCAGACACTCATTTCTGAACCAACGATGGACCAGATGTTTCATCGACAGTCCACGCCACCAATTCATGGCAGCCGAGTGAAAGTTCATGCCGCCGATTACAACGGCGATGGTCATACTGATCTGTTAGTGGGAGACTTTGGATCAACATGGCATCCGATTAAAACGTTGACTGATTCAGAAGTAAATGAAAAACAGCAACTCGAGAAGGAACAAAACACTCTCTACGAGCTTCTCGAGCCTGTGTGGTCCAAAGATGAGGCTGACTACAGCCAACAAGAACAGTCCAATATGAATCGGGCTGATGAGATTGCCATACGCCTCGAAGCGCTTGAGACGCACCGCCACGATTCTCATGGCTGGGTATGGCTCTATACGCAAAGTCATTCACCACCTGTATCTGCCACGAAGATTAATGAGCTCCTTTGGGAAACAGCTGGTTCATCGAATGGCGCAATGAACTTCTTGTTCAGCAACACACCAGCCAATACAGAATTGCCGATAAAGATCGGACTACGTGTCCATGTTGATGCAGGCACCACCGTCGGTGCTTCGTCCATGCATGTTCGGCCTGGAGCCACCGGATATTTAAGCCAATTGACTTGGGATCTTCCCGAAAACGCTACGATGACCAACGTTACATGGCCGAAACCAAAAACTATTTCTATTGCAGGAACAAACTCATCTGTTTACGACCATACGTTTACAATCTGGGCAGAGATTCAACTACCAACCGATCGTCTTCCGAATCACTCACACCCGCTGCAAGCAACGCTTCAGTACCAAACCTGCTCCAAAAGAACCGGCGTATGTTCGCTCAAAACCGCAACTGCTCACGCTGACTTTCCCAATGCCACCCAAAAGAAGGATCTACAATGA
- a CDS encoding redoxin domain-containing protein, whose translation MISRRLLTTALLSTCLTMPLLADDAKTEAQSNPLIEKVSDFYKTLPGATFKSTTHVVADDMPQPMIQTVEVAIAKPNKFSLRSTDDMSGTNIVSNGTSIMASASDFEIYSESPAPKTLAEVAKQANSGEGPFVMSDPMLPMLLTLFTADPQQLFSADFMNITSAPSKEFDGIHTDGITFRMTNDAIGDMNMTAYFAQGDQPWLIAVIPDLSDLQQEGMPSFEVTLKMEDWKAGEPDNAAFALKPKENWTKVDDLVAAIMDKQQEMMEGMDFEGAGQEPTHKLVGQQAEDFELPMLREDKMVKLSDLRGKIVVLDFWATWCGPCVMGLPHVIEAVDAFKDKGVVFFAIDQDEPAEKVQAFVDRKKWTFPVLMDKKGMVAKKFGVSGIPQTVVIGADGTILNIHVGFLGPKKTKSNLTEDIEAAIAANQQG comes from the coding sequence ATGATATCTCGTCGCCTACTTACCACTGCCCTACTTTCAACATGCTTGACGATGCCACTACTGGCCGATGATGCCAAGACTGAAGCACAATCGAATCCGCTCATAGAAAAAGTAAGTGATTTTTATAAAACACTTCCAGGCGCCACTTTCAAAAGCACAACTCATGTTGTTGCAGATGATATGCCGCAGCCAATGATCCAGACGGTTGAAGTAGCTATTGCTAAGCCCAACAAGTTTTCCTTACGTAGCACAGACGATATGTCAGGCACCAATATCGTTAGCAACGGTACATCGATCATGGCTTCTGCAAGCGACTTTGAAATATATAGCGAGTCACCCGCACCCAAGACCTTGGCTGAGGTTGCAAAACAGGCAAACAGTGGCGAAGGCCCGTTTGTCATGTCCGACCCCATGCTTCCAATGCTCTTAACGCTTTTCACCGCTGACCCTCAACAACTTTTTTCAGCTGACTTTATGAATATAACATCAGCTCCATCAAAAGAGTTTGACGGCATTCACACTGATGGCATCACCTTCAGAATGACCAATGATGCAATAGGCGATATGAACATGACGGCTTACTTTGCTCAAGGTGATCAGCCTTGGCTCATCGCCGTGATTCCTGACCTCAGCGACTTACAACAAGAAGGTATGCCCAGCTTTGAAGTCACGCTCAAGATGGAGGACTGGAAAGCTGGCGAACCTGACAATGCTGCATTTGCCCTAAAACCGAAAGAGAACTGGACGAAAGTCGATGACCTTGTGGCTGCAATCATGGACAAGCAGCAAGAAATGATGGAAGGAATGGATTTTGAGGGTGCTGGCCAAGAACCAACTCACAAACTGGTTGGTCAACAAGCAGAAGACTTCGAGCTTCCAATGCTTCGCGAAGACAAGATGGTCAAACTCTCTGACCTAAGAGGCAAAATCGTTGTTCTTGATTTCTGGGCAACATGGTGCGGACCATGCGTCATGGGACTTCCACATGTCATAGAAGCTGTTGATGCTTTCAAAGACAAAGGCGTTGTTTTCTTTGCCATCGACCAAGATGAACCGGCTGAAAAAGTGCAGGCGTTCGTCGATCGAAAGAAGTGGACCTTCCCAGTACTTATGGATAAGAAGGGAATGGTTGCAAAGAAATTTGGTGTCTCCGGCATTCCACAAACTGTCGTCATTGGAGCAGATGGCACCATCCTTAACATTCATGTGGGATTTCTAGGACCGAAGAAAACGAAGTCGAATTTGACAGAAGATATTGAAGCTGCAATTGCCGCGAATCAACAGGGCTAA
- a CDS encoding heme NO-binding domain-containing protein, producing the protein MYGLINKAVRGLVLDQFGADAWQRIRQAAGVDDEDFIAMDNYGDEVTYKLVEAAAVELELEPEQVLQAFGEYWVDYVADENYGHLMQTAGQSFPEFLANLDQMHARVKLTFPNLEPPSFSVTDQTENSLRLHYYSSRQGLGPLVVGLLHGLGRRFDTSVKVESGRDGEGSEAHDVFDVEFHAAVVDQS; encoded by the coding sequence ATGTACGGTCTTATTAATAAAGCAGTACGAGGTTTGGTGCTCGATCAGTTTGGAGCGGATGCTTGGCAGCGGATTCGCCAGGCCGCTGGCGTTGATGATGAAGACTTCATTGCAATGGATAATTATGGCGACGAGGTGACATATAAGCTTGTTGAGGCGGCTGCAGTCGAGCTAGAGCTGGAGCCGGAGCAGGTTCTGCAGGCCTTCGGGGAGTATTGGGTCGACTATGTCGCAGATGAAAATTATGGCCACTTAATGCAAACGGCCGGCCAGTCTTTTCCAGAGTTCCTGGCCAATCTCGATCAGATGCATGCTCGCGTCAAGCTGACTTTCCCAAATCTAGAGCCTCCATCTTTCTCAGTTACTGATCAGACAGAGAACTCCTTGCGACTGCACTACTATTCAAGTCGCCAAGGATTAGGCCCATTGGTAGTTGGATTGCTCCATGGATTGGGACGGCGATTTGATACCAGTGTCAAGGTGGAATCAGGTCGAGATGGTGAGGGCTCAGAGGCCCATGACGTTTTTGATGTGGAATTTCACGCTGCCGTAGTAGATCAATCCTGA